The window ATAGAAGAGTCGCAAAAAAAGGAAAGCATGGTTGACCAACGCTTCTCTCACTTGACATGCTCCGAAATTCCATACCATTTCCCGTATTTAAATGACCATTTGTTTTCCGTTGCAATATTCTTCTTCagtttttattagtattattatagtaAGCGCAGTTATTACAGTTGTATTATGGGAATAGAGCTCCTAATCTGCCACTCTTTTCTCAATAACATGACTATTTATATCCATATTCACACCCCCTTGTTTTCCCAGTGATCCCGCCGGCGGCAAATCTTCTCCCATGGAGTTCAGCAGCGGCGGCGACGACCCCGACTCCCACCGCGGCAAGAAGCGGTACCACCGCCACACCGCCCACCAGATTCAGCGCCTCGAATCGTCTGTGCCTCATAACTCATATCATTCATTCTCCCTCCATGCACATCAAGAATGTTTTGTTCTTTCTTGGTTGCAGGATGTTCAAAGAGTGCCCCCATCCAGATGAGAAGACAAGGAGTCAGCTAAGCAGAGAGTTGAATTTGCATCCTCGCCAGATCAAATTCTGGTTCCAGAACAGAAGGACTCAAATGAAGGTCACATCTCTTTTACAATTCATCTAATCTCACTCTCCCTCTGACTCCGACTTCCTctgttttgaatggtgtagGCACAGCACGAGAGAGCGGATAACTCTGCGCTGAGAGCAGAAAACGATAAGATCAGATGTGAAAACATAGCTATCAGAGAGGCCCTCAAGAATGTCATCTGCCCTTGCTGCGGAACCTCTCCTGCTTCTGAAGATCCGTATTTCGACGAGCAAAAACTGCGAATTGAGAACGCACATTTGAAAGAGGAGGTAATCAATTTACCTCTTTTCTCATTCTGTTTTTAGCAGATTCTGaatttttgattgattttgcaGTTAGACAGAGTTTCCAGTGTTGCTGCAAAATACATAGGGAGGCCTATTTCACAGCTGCCACCAGTGCAACCCATTCATGTCTCCTCACTGGATTTATCCATGGCTAGTTTTGGGGGGCATGGGATTGGAGGCCCTTCCCTTGATCTTGATCTTCTCCACGGAAGCTCGTCGTCTGTGATTCCCACTTTGCCCTTCCCACAGTTGACCATTTCTGACATGGACAAGTCCCTCATGGCTGACATTGCAACCAATGCCATGGAGGAGTTGATTAGGCTCGTGCAGACCAACGAGCCCTTGTGGATCAAGGGCGCCGCTGATGGGAGGGAGACTCTCAATCTTGACAGCTATGAGAGGATCTTCCAGAGCCCTTACAGTCACATGAAGAATCCCGGTATTCGGATTGAGGCCTCGAGGGATTCTGGCGTTGTTATAATGAACTGTTTGGCATTAGTCGACATGTTCATGGATGCGGTTAGCTTCATTCGTTTCCCCTAATCTGACACGAATGATCTGTTTTTAGTAATGTTGCTGAATTGTTGTTTGCAGAAAAAATGGATGGAATTGTTTCCTACAATTGTATCAAGAGCTAAAACTATTGAGGTTATATCATCTGGGATGCTTGGGAGTCAGAGTGGCACATTGCAACTGGTAAGGATGATTATATACTATTCCCTATTTAGGTCTTGTGCAGCGATCTTCGTCTCATGGATGCGTTCTGACAGATGTATGAAGAAGTGCAAGTTCTTTCAGCCTTGGTTCCAACAAGGCAGTTGTACTTGCTCAGATTCTGTCAGCAGATTGAGCAAGGCTTGTGGGCAGTAGTGGACGTATCATACGAAGTTCCTCATCAAGACAGCCAGTTTTCGTCTCCCTCCAAAGCGCAGAGGCTCCCATCCGGCTGCTTGATCCGAGAGATGCCTAATGGCTACTCTGAGGTAGGTGTGAGGCTGAGGCCTAGACTTGATGAAATAAGTGGTGTAACTTACTAAGTAGCATCTTTGATTGGAAACAGGTTACATGGGTTGAGCATTGGGAAGTCGAAGAGAAAG is drawn from Salvia hispanica cultivar TCC Black 2014 chromosome 6, UniMelb_Shisp_WGS_1.0, whole genome shotgun sequence and contains these coding sequences:
- the LOC125193217 gene encoding homeobox-leucine zipper protein HDG11-like isoform X2 gives rise to the protein MEFSSGGDDPDSHRGKKRYHRHTAHQIQRLESMFKECPHPDEKTRSQLSRELNLHPRQIKFWFQNRRTQMKAQHERADNSALRAENDKIRCENIAIREALKNVICPCCGTSPASEDPYFDEQKLRIENAHLKEELDRVSSVAAKYIGRPISQLPPVQPIHVSSLDLSMASFGGHGIGGPSLDLDLLHGSSSSVIPTLPFPQLTISDMDKSLMADIATNAMEELIRLVQTNEPLWIKGAADGRETLNLDSYERIFQSPYSHMKNPGIRIEASRDSGVVIMNCLALVDMFMDAKKWMELFPTIVSRAKTIEVISSGMLGSQSGTLQLMYEEVQVLSALVPTRQLYLLRFCQQIEQGLWAVVDVSYEVPHQDSQFSSPSKAQRLPSGCLIREMPNGYSEVTWVEHWEVEEKAPIHRLYRDLIHNGLAFGAERWLSTLQRACERFACLMVSGNSPRDLGGVIPSPEGKRSMMKLAQRMVNNFCASINPANGQQWTTLSGLNEFEVRATLHKSSDPGQPSGVVLSAAATIWLPLPPTSVFNFFRDERTRPQWDVLSNQNPVQEVAHIVNGSHPGNCISVLRGLNTSQNNMLILQESCVDSSGSVVVYCPVDLPAINMAMSGEDPSYFPLLPSGFTISPDGRVQEGGASTSISSGSLITVVFQILVSNLPSARLSPESVTTVNNLIGNTIHQIKAALNCSTTC
- the LOC125193217 gene encoding homeobox-leucine zipper protein HDG11-like isoform X1 gives rise to the protein MVDQRFSHLTCSEIPYHFPDPAGGKSSPMEFSSGGDDPDSHRGKKRYHRHTAHQIQRLESMFKECPHPDEKTRSQLSRELNLHPRQIKFWFQNRRTQMKAQHERADNSALRAENDKIRCENIAIREALKNVICPCCGTSPASEDPYFDEQKLRIENAHLKEELDRVSSVAAKYIGRPISQLPPVQPIHVSSLDLSMASFGGHGIGGPSLDLDLLHGSSSSVIPTLPFPQLTISDMDKSLMADIATNAMEELIRLVQTNEPLWIKGAADGRETLNLDSYERIFQSPYSHMKNPGIRIEASRDSGVVIMNCLALVDMFMDAKKWMELFPTIVSRAKTIEVISSGMLGSQSGTLQLMYEEVQVLSALVPTRQLYLLRFCQQIEQGLWAVVDVSYEVPHQDSQFSSPSKAQRLPSGCLIREMPNGYSEVTWVEHWEVEEKAPIHRLYRDLIHNGLAFGAERWLSTLQRACERFACLMVSGNSPRDLGGVIPSPEGKRSMMKLAQRMVNNFCASINPANGQQWTTLSGLNEFEVRATLHKSSDPGQPSGVVLSAAATIWLPLPPTSVFNFFRDERTRPQWDVLSNQNPVQEVAHIVNGSHPGNCISVLRGLNTSQNNMLILQESCVDSSGSVVVYCPVDLPAINMAMSGEDPSYFPLLPSGFTISPDGRVQEGGASTSISSGSLITVVFQILVSNLPSARLSPESVTTVNNLIGNTIHQIKAALNCSTTC